A portion of the Anabas testudineus chromosome 22, fAnaTes1.2, whole genome shotgun sequence genome contains these proteins:
- the LOC113147743 gene encoding annexin A1-like: MSFFTKFFDHAIGKKDPKDDSTILPVVKTKPPYYGTVTPYQNFNATNDTAVLKSAIESKGVDEDVITAILVKRSNEQRQKIKAVFESTTGKTLEAALKKALKGDYEDICLGLLMTPAQFDAHQFRKATHGLGTNEDVLVEILATRSNKEILEIKSVFKAEYKKDLEDVIKSETSGDFTKALLAMLKANRDESTVVDVALAQKDAETLFEAGEHRKGTDVNAFIDILTSRSGPQLSKTFQQYATVSKNKLPKALQMELKGDIEKCLIDIVKSAYNTPAFFAERLHLAFKGLGTKEAAVTRVLVSRSEVDLKRIMEEYKAMYSISLHDHIVKETSGHYQKILVGLLGTN, from the exons ATGAGCTTCTTCACGAAATTCTTTGATCATGCCATTGGTAAAAAAGACCCCAAAGATGACAGCACCATA CTTCCGGTTGTTAAGACAAAACCTCCATATTATGGAACAGTCACTCCATATCAAAACTTCAACGCCACCAACGATACAGCCGTTCTAAAGAGCGCCATTGAAAGCAAAG GAGTGGACGAGGACGTGATCACTGCAATCCTGGTGAAGAGAAGCAACGAGCAGAGGCAGAAGATCAAAGCCGTTTTCGAATCCACCACTGGGAAG ACACTGGAAGCAGCTCTGAAGAAAGCTCTCAAGGGAGATTATGAGGACATCTGTCTGGGTCTGCTCATGACCCCGGCTCAGTTTGATGCCCACCAGTTCAGGAAAGCCACACAT GGTCTGGGCACAAATGAGGATGTCCTGGTGGAGATTTTGGCCACCAGATCAAACAAGGAGATTCTAGAGATCAAAAGTGTCTTCAAAGCAG AGTACAAAAAGGACCTAGAGGATGTTATCAAGAGTGAGACCTCTGGCGACTTCACCAAGGCCCTTCTTGCTATGCTGAAGGCAAACAGAGATGAGAGCACTGTGGTGGACGTGGCTCTGGCCCAAAAGGACGCAGAG ACTCTGTTTGAGGCCGGCGAACATCGCAAAGGAACCGACGTGAATGCCTTCATCGACATCCTGACCTCGCGGAGTGGGCCGCAGCTCTCCAAGA CATTCCAGCAATATGCCACCGTCAGTAAGAACAAGTTACCCAAAGCCCTGCAAATGGAGCTGAAAGGAGACATTGAAAAATGTCTTATTGACATTG TGAAATCTGCCTATAACACACCGGCCTTCTTCGCTGAAAGGCTCCATCTTGCCTTCAAG GGCCTCGGCACAAAGGAGGCAGCGGTGACCAGGGTGCTGGTGAGCCGCTCAGAGGTGGACCTGAAGAGAATTATGGAGGAATACAAGGCCATGTACAGCATTAGCCTCCATGATCACATAGTG AAAGAAACTAGTGGACATTATCAGAAGATCCTGGTTGGACTGCTCGGAACCAACTGA
- the slc30a5 gene encoding zinc transporter 5, protein MEDKYSSNVLSGGQLGMVEVPNSRLTRYIVLLVISKVLKALGIFESYDILKVVHIVQFIFILKLGTAVTLLFFQKPFSSGKVISKRQWIKLLKHAVFSCVISLLGFFGLTLCGPLRTLLLFEHSDVVVIALLGVLFTSSGGGPSKTRGAAFFIIAVICLLLFDNDDLMAKMAEHPEGHHDSALTHFLHTAIAFLGVADHKGGVVLLVASLCLKVGFHTASRKLSVEIGGAKRLYALDNLVSAIVLLPWVIVLSATTESKVESWSSLILPFGMIIFSVMILEFYVEAICNTKMEAPRCARHGTIALFLSALLMANFWTHPLTDQLRSIGKPPQQFSTEHVLSGGVLVSAIFFIMSSSILSSPSRKGQKGTLVGYSPEGTPLYNFMGDALQHTSQSLPRFIKDSLKQILEEYDSRQIFYFLCLNLAFTFVELFYGVWTNSLGLISDGFHMLFDCSALVLGLFAALMTRWKATRIFSYGYGRVEILSGFINGLFLMVIAFFVFMESVTRVLDPPNVNTDMLTPVSVGGLLVNLVGICAFSHAHSHGGKSCSSHDHGHSHHGHSHSEHSQGGHGHSHGGHGHGGHGHSGHGHGGHGHSHSSGGGGMNANMRGVFLHVLADTLGSVGVIISTILIRQFGWLIADPICSLFIATLIFLSVIPLLKDACEVLLLRTPPENEKNLNSALEKIEKIEGVLSYRDPHFWRHSANVIAGTIHLQIMSDVVEQRIIQQVTAILKDAGVNNLSVQVEKEAYFQHMSGLSTGFHEVLAMTRQMESMKYLTDGTCIM, encoded by the exons ATGGAAGATAAATACAGCAGCAACGTCCTCTCAGGGGGACAGCTGGGCATGGTGGAAGTGCCTAATTCCAG GTTAACTAGATACATAGTTTTACTGGTCATCTCGAAGGTCCTCAAGGCTCTTGGGATCTTTGAATCATACGATATTCTAAAAGTTGTTCATATTGTCCAGTTTATCTTCATATTAAAATTAGG AACCGCTGTGACTCTACTCTTCTTTCAAAAGCCCTTTTCATCTGGAAAAGTCATCTCAAAAAGACAG TGGATAAAGTTACTAAAGCATGCTGTGTTTAGCTGTGTCATATCACTTCTGGGCTTCTTCGGTCTAACACTTTGTGGGCCTCTAAG GACACTGCTACTTTTTGAGCACAGCGATGTGGTGGTCATTGCTCTCCTTGGTGTCCTGTTCACAAGCTCAGGAGGGGGGCCCTCCAAG ACCAGGGGGGCTGCTTTCTTCATCATTGCTGTCATCTGCTTGCTCCTATTTGACAACGACGATCTAATGGCAAAGATGGCAGAGCACC CTGAGGGACATCATGACAGTGCGCTCACTCATTTCCTCCACACTGCTATTGCTTTTTTAGGGGTTGCAGATCACAAA GGTGGTGTGGTGCTGCTGGTGGCCTCCCTGTGTTTGAAGGTGGGCTTCCACACAGCCTCCAGAAAGTTATCAGTAGAAATTGGGGGTGCAAAGCGCCTCTATGCCCTTGACAACCTGGTCTCTGCCATTGTTCTGCTTCCCTGGGTCATAGTGCTGTCTGCCACCACAGAA AGCAAAGTAGAATCATGGTCGTCCCTCATCCTTCCTTTTGGGATGATCATCTTCTCCGTCATGATCCTGGAATTTTACGTTGAGGCCATCTGTAACACAAAGATGGAGGCGCCAAGGTGCGCCCGCCATGGCACCATCGCTCTTTTCCTCAGCGCTCTGCTGATGGCCAACTTCTGGACTCACCCGCTGACTGACCAGCTGCGCTCCATAGGCAAACCACCACAGCAGTTCAGCACGGAGCATGTGCTCTCTGGAGGAGTGCTAGTCAGCGCCATCTTCTTCATAATGT cgTCCAGTATTCTCTCGTCTCCCTCAAGGAAAGGTCAGAAGGGCACTTTGGTTGGTTACTCACCTGAAGGGACTCCTCTTTACAACTTCATGGGTGACGCCCTGCAGCACACATCACAGTCCCTCCCACGGTTCATCAAAGATTCTCTGAAACAGATTCTGGAGGAATACGACTCCAGACAAATCTTCTATTTCCTGTGTCTTAACCTG gcCTTCACCTTTGTGGAGCTGTTTTACGGTGTTTGGACCAACAGTCTTGGGCTGATCTCTGACGGCTTCCACATGCTGTTTGACTGCTCCGCTTTAGTCCTCGGCCTGTTTGCCGCCCTCATGACCCGCTGGAAAGCAACCAGGATCTTTTCATATGG GTACGGGCGCGTTGAAATACTCTCCGGGTTCATCAATGGCCTGTTCCTGATGGTGATagctttctttgtttttatggaGTCGGTCACCCGCGTGTTGGATCCTCCTAATGTCAACACAGACATGCTGACT CCCGTGTCTGTTGGAGGCCTACTGGTCAACCTGGTGGGTATCTGCGCTTTTAGCCACGCTCACTCCCATGGCGGCAAAAGCTGCTCGTCACATGACCACGGCCACTCGCACCATGGCCACTCCCACAGCGAGCACAGCCAGGGAGGCCACGGCCACTCTCACGGAGGTCACGGGCACGGGGGTCACGGGCACAGCGGACACGGACACGGTGGACACGGCCACTCCCACAGCTCGGGAGGTGGAGGCATGAACGCTAACatgagag GTGTTTTCCTTCACGTCCTGGCCGACACTTTGGGCAGCGTTGGCGTGATTATCTCCACCATCCTCATCCGTCAGTTTGGCTGGTTGATTGCTGACCCTATTTGTTCGCTCTTCATTGCCACGCTCATTTTCCTCAGTGTCATCCCTCTACTGAAGGACGCCTGCGAGGTCCTCCTGCTACGAACTCCgccagaaaatgaaaagaaccTGAACAGTGCGCTGGAGAAG atcGAAAAGATCGAAGGAGTTTTGTCGTACAGAGACCCTCATTTCTGGAGACATTCGGCCAACGTAATCGCAGGGACCATCCACCTCCAGATCATGTCGGACGTGGTGGAGCAAAGGATCATACAGCAG GTGACAGCCATTTTGAAAGATGCTGGGGTGAATAATCTGTCAGTCCAGGTGGAGAAGGAGGCGTACTTCCAGCACATGTCTGGACTCAGCACCGGATTTCACGAGGTTCTTGCAATGACGCGGCAGATGGAATCCATGAAATACCTGACGGATGGGACTTGTATCATGTAA
- the LOC113148367 gene encoding MAM domain-containing protein 2-like produces MQDLLCFFFLPQWVMLVPRKVAMLPFYLLTIAGIIQAHSQLLPGSCNFESNTCGYTSDADYTSWTLHEDGRFIAVDAALTDDQTGVDDELQRETTGVLLSPALEQSEWSCLRLVYQITGSGSLEVLLRTEAQSFDRPLWSNQTPSDSWVISSMDLQNNTEPYRVVIEGKPGQISGSSVAIFEIHISPGFCLECDFEDSHLCGYSNQWNANVNWFVGGAQLLQNNLLNDRTYNNRTGHFMYVDSIYGKTFKEVAKLVSPMTTVPMSGCLSFQYQRSEERGNMFSVYTRDSLGQYQELWRASSENQSDWSQMLGEWIPVQVDLKAPYSVQVVFEVAFNSPRGGRVALDDISLSPEFCSRDTEPTFDPSIANCDFESGFCHYAQDQVTGQSWRRVSVKPNIFRNGDHTTGAGSFLLTNSQLSPRSGYVSRLIGPTLPGNMKYCLRFYFALRGFNQTDQALAVYLQQQQKSSIQERIWTQGEKSRGIWIATDVTFQTSQPAKVVFVSTCRSFWDCGSVALDDISVNLGDCELMTGVLSSSLPGHCDFDAGLCGYIQDKQSDNADWEWRRGPTPTSYTGPRGDHTNGLGYYLHMEASSLLPGQSIRLLSRPLRGSKGPLCLSFYYHMYGSGTGQLSVHLDKDGEGVLLWQQSGEQSIAWLKARVGYQCDSQHQIVFKATRGSSVRSDIAIDDVILEGGPCPEMEIRATVGSSNEIE; encoded by the exons ATGCAAGATCTACTCtgctttttcttccttcctcagTGGGTCATGCTTGTTCCACGGAAAGTTGCAATGCTTCCATTCTACCTCTTGACTATTGCTG GCATCATCCAAGCACACAGCCAGTTGTTGCCAGGATCCTGCAACTTTGAGTCCAACACCTGCGGATACACGTCAGATGCAGACTACACGAGCTGGACCCTGCATGAAGATG GCCGATTTATCGCAGTGGATGCAGCCTTGACTGATGACCAGACAGGCGTAGATGATGAACTGCAGAGAGAAACCACAGGAGTTCTGCTGAGTCCAGCTTTGGAGCAGAGTGAGTGGAGCTGCCTTCGGCTCGTCTACCAGATCACTGGGTCGGGAAGCCTGGAGGTTCTGCTGCGCACAGAGGCACAGAGCTTTGACAGGCCACTGTGGAGCAATCAAACACCCTCCGATAGCTGGGTCATCTCCAGCATGGACCTGCAGAACAATACTGAGCCTTACAGG GTTGTCATCGAAGGTAAACCTGGACAGATCTCTGGAAGCAGTGTGGCCATCTTTGAGATCCACATCAGCCCCGGATTCTGCCTGG AGTGCGATTTTGAGGACTCTCACCTGTGTGGATACAGCAATCAGTGGAACGCCAATGTGAACTGGTTCGTGGGAGGGGCCCAGCTGCTTCAAAACAATTTGCTCAATGACCGCACATACAACAACAGAACAG GTCACTTCATGTACGTGGACTCCATCTATGGCAAGACCTTCAAAGAAGTGGCCAAACTGGTGTCTCCCATGACAACAGTGCCAATGTCCGGCTGCCTGAGTTTTCAGTACCAGCGGAGTGAGGAGAGGGGGAACATGTTCTCTGTTTACACCCGGGACAGTCTGGGCCAGTACCAGGAGCTGTGGAGGGCGAGCTCAGAAAACCAGAGTGACTGGAGCCAGATGCTTGGAGAGTGGATTCCAGTGCAGGTAGACCTGAAGGCACCGTACTCTGTACAG GTTGTCTTTGAAGTGGCATTCAACAGTCCTAGGGGCGGACGAGTTGCACTTGATGACATTTCCCTTTCGCCAGAAttctgcagcagagacactg AGCCGACTTTTGACCCTTCCATTGCCAACTGTGACTTTGAGTCAGGTTTCTGCCACTACGCCCAGGACCAGGTGACGGGACAGTCATGGAGGAGAGTGTCTGTGAAGCCCAACATATTCAGGAACGGAGACCACACTACAGGGGCAG GATCTTTCCTGTTAACTAACTCTCAGCTGAGCCCACGCTCCGGCTACGTTAGTCGCCTGATCGGTCCAACTCTGCCTGGGAACATGAAGTACTGCCTGAGATTTTACTTCGCTTTGAGGG GTTTCAACCAGACAGACCAGGCCCTGGCTGTATatctgcaacagcagcagaagagcagCATCCAGGAGAGGATCTGGACTCAGGGAGAGAAATCAAGAGGAATTTGGATCGCAACGGATGTCACCTTCCAAACATCACAGCCTGCCAAG GTGGTTTTCGTCAGCACCTGTAGGAGCTTCTGGGACTGCGGCTCTGTAGCTCTGGATGACATCAGTGTGAACCTTGGAGACTGTGAGCTGATGACAG GTGTGTTGTCATCATCCCTCCCAGGACACTGTGACTTTGATGCGGGCCTGTGTGGTTACATTCAGGACAAGCAGAGTGATAATGCTGACTGGGAATGGAGGAGAGGACCCACCCCGACCTCATACACCGGGCCCAGAGGGGACCACACCAATGGACTCG GATACTACCTGCACATGGAAGCATCGTCTCTGCTGCCTGGTCAGAGCATCCGGCTCCTGTCCCGCCCCCTGAGGGGCTCTAAGGGGCCTCTGTGTCTGAGCTTCTACTACCACATGTACGGCTCAGGCACAGGCCAGCTCAGCGTTCACCTCGACAAGGACGGCGAGGGCGTGTTGCTGTGGCAACAAAGTGGCGAGCAGAGCATCGCCTGGCTGAAGGCCAGAGTAGGTTATCAGTGTGACAGTCAGCATCAG ATTGTGTTTAAAGCCACCAGGGGTTCATCAGTAAGGAGTGACATCGCCATTGATGATGTGATCCTAGAAGGTGGACCATGCCCAG aAATGGAGATCAGGGCCACTGTGGGTAGCTCCAATGAGATCGAgtaa